A DNA window from Enterobacter asburiae contains the following coding sequences:
- a CDS encoding metal ABC transporter ATP-binding protein, translating into MIVMNELVAGYERQPVTRPLSGTIERGSMTAIIGANGCGKSTLLKTLAGFIPPVSGGFRWQGKRPVIGWLAQRHALEAQFPLTVQDVVSMGCWPGMSLFSGFRRETRLRIASALERVGLESMALSTIDELSGGQFQRMLFARVLVQQAPLVMLDEPFTGVDEATCNVLMDLMLEMYMKGQTLLAVLHDSERVSRHFPQTLRLDADVPQWKTERVRVA; encoded by the coding sequence ATGATTGTGATGAATGAACTGGTCGCGGGATATGAACGCCAGCCCGTTACGCGGCCCCTCTCGGGCACGATTGAGCGCGGCAGCATGACCGCCATTATCGGCGCTAACGGCTGCGGGAAATCCACGCTGCTGAAAACGCTGGCGGGATTTATTCCTCCCGTCAGCGGCGGCTTCCGCTGGCAGGGTAAGCGGCCGGTAATCGGCTGGCTGGCACAGCGTCACGCGCTGGAGGCGCAGTTTCCGCTGACCGTACAGGACGTGGTAAGCATGGGCTGCTGGCCGGGCATGTCGCTTTTTTCCGGGTTTCGTCGCGAAACGCGGCTGCGCATTGCCAGCGCGCTTGAGCGCGTCGGGCTTGAGTCCATGGCGTTATCCACCATCGATGAACTCTCCGGCGGTCAGTTTCAGCGCATGCTGTTTGCCCGCGTCCTGGTGCAGCAGGCGCCGCTGGTGATGCTGGATGAACCCTTTACCGGAGTCGATGAAGCCACCTGCAACGTGCTGATGGATCTGATGCTGGAGATGTATATGAAGGGGCAAACGCTGCTCGCGGTACTGCACGACAGCGAGCGCGTGTCGCGCCATTTCCCGCAGACGCTGCGGCTGGATGCTGACGTTCCCCAGTGGAAAACCGAGCGGGTGAGGGTGGCATGA
- a CDS encoding metal ABC transporter permease, with amino-acid sequence MIWHLFFQPFIEYGFMRRALVVCLALSVSTTALGVFLQLRRMSLMGDALSHAILPGVAVGYLLSGMSLLAMSIGGFIAGITVALLAGLVSRRTPLKEDASFAGFYLGSLALGVTLVSLRGSNVDLLHLLFGSILAVDNDAALFVTGVCMFTLITLALFYRGLVTEAFDTAWLQVNARWLPGLLHGLFLALLVLNLVAGFQVLGTLMAVGLMMLPAVAARCWVRTLPALLLMAGISGIFCAWLGLSLSWAMSLPAGPSIVLTASALFFISILLGTRSRLAGSLRAYF; translated from the coding sequence ATGATCTGGCATCTCTTTTTTCAGCCGTTCATTGAGTACGGCTTTATGCGTCGCGCGCTGGTGGTTTGCCTGGCGCTCTCGGTCAGCACCACCGCGCTCGGCGTGTTTCTTCAGCTGCGTCGGATGAGCCTGATGGGCGACGCCCTTTCTCACGCCATTTTGCCGGGTGTCGCCGTGGGGTATTTGCTCAGCGGTATGTCGCTGCTGGCGATGAGTATTGGCGGTTTTATCGCGGGAATTACCGTGGCGCTGCTGGCCGGTCTGGTCAGTCGACGCACGCCGCTGAAAGAAGATGCCAGCTTTGCCGGGTTTTATCTCGGCTCGCTGGCGCTGGGGGTCACGCTGGTGTCGCTTCGCGGGTCGAATGTCGATCTGCTGCATCTGCTGTTTGGTTCCATCCTCGCCGTGGACAACGACGCCGCGCTGTTCGTCACGGGCGTTTGCATGTTCACCCTTATCACGCTGGCGCTCTTTTATCGCGGGCTGGTGACAGAAGCGTTTGATACCGCCTGGCTGCAGGTGAACGCCCGCTGGCTGCCTGGCCTGCTGCACGGACTGTTTCTGGCGCTGCTGGTGCTTAACCTGGTGGCCGGTTTTCAGGTGCTCGGCACGCTGATGGCCGTCGGGCTGATGATGCTTCCGGCCGTGGCAGCCCGCTGCTGGGTGCGCACGTTACCTGCCTTACTCCTGATGGCGGGTATCAGCGGTATCTTCTGCGCATGGCTGGGGCTGAGCCTCTCCTGGGCGATGAGTCTGCCGGCCGGGCCGTCCATCGTGCTCACCGCCAGCGCGCTGTTCTTTATTTCCATTTTACTGGGTACGCGAAGCAGGCTCGCTGGCAGCCTGCGGGCGTATTTTTAA
- a CDS encoding metal ABC transporter substrate-binding protein, translated as MKRTGFIVALALGMMSHGVMAKTLNVVTSFSILGDITQEVGGDHVNVTTLVGPDGDPHTFEPSPKDSAALSKADVVVVNGLGLEGWLDRLVKASGFKGQLVVASTGVKTHTLEEDGKTVTDPHAWNSAANGALYAQNILNGLVKADPEDKAALEASGKTYVAQLSQLDNWAKTRFSQIPPAKRKVLTSHDAFGYFSRAYGVTFMAPQGLSSESEASAAQVAEIINQIKADGVKTWFMENQLDPRLVKQIASATGAQPGGELYPEALSAKGGVADTYVKAFRHNVNTLADSMK; from the coding sequence ATGAAACGTACAGGATTTATAGTGGCGCTCGCGCTGGGGATGATGTCGCACGGCGTGATGGCGAAAACGCTGAATGTGGTGACCAGCTTTTCGATACTGGGGGATATCACGCAGGAGGTGGGCGGCGACCATGTGAACGTGACGACGCTGGTCGGGCCGGACGGCGATCCGCATACCTTCGAACCGTCGCCGAAAGACAGCGCGGCCCTGAGCAAGGCTGATGTGGTGGTGGTGAACGGCCTGGGGCTGGAAGGCTGGCTTGATCGTCTGGTGAAAGCCTCCGGGTTCAAAGGGCAACTGGTTGTCGCCTCAACTGGGGTCAAAACCCACACGCTTGAGGAAGATGGAAAGACTGTGACCGATCCGCACGCGTGGAACAGCGCGGCGAACGGGGCGCTCTATGCGCAAAATATTCTGAACGGGCTGGTGAAAGCCGATCCTGAGGACAAAGCCGCGCTGGAAGCCTCTGGCAAAACGTATGTCGCGCAGCTCAGCCAGCTGGATAACTGGGCCAAAACGCGCTTTAGCCAGATCCCGCCGGCGAAGCGTAAAGTGCTGACCAGCCATGACGCGTTCGGCTATTTCAGCCGCGCTTACGGCGTGACGTTTATGGCGCCGCAGGGGCTGTCGTCTGAGAGCGAAGCCAGCGCGGCGCAGGTCGCCGAGATTATCAATCAGATTAAAGCCGACGGCGTGAAAACCTGGTTCATGGAGAATCAGCTCGATCCGCGTCTGGTGAAACAGATTGCGTCGGCGACGGGCGCACAGCCCGGGGGTGAGCTTTACCCCGAAGCGCTGTCGGCAAAAGGTGGGGTGGCAGACACCTACGTTAAGGCGTTTCGCCACAATGTGAACACTCTCGCTGACAGCATGAAATAA
- the pncC gene encoding nicotinamide-nucleotide amidase, producing the protein MTDHELMQLSEIVGLALKQRGATITTAESCTGGWVAKAITDIAGSSAWFERGFVTYSNEAKAQMIGVRESTLEQHGAVSEPVVIEMAIGALKEARADYAISISGIAGPDGGSDVKPVGTVWFGFATSKGEGITRRECFSGDRESVRRQATVYALKTLWQQFLQNT; encoded by the coding sequence ATGACTGACCATGAATTGATGCAGCTTAGCGAGATCGTTGGCCTTGCGCTGAAGCAGCGTGGCGCGACAATCACCACCGCCGAATCCTGCACCGGCGGCTGGGTGGCGAAAGCGATTACCGATATTGCCGGCAGTTCCGCCTGGTTTGAACGCGGTTTTGTGACCTACAGTAACGAAGCTAAAGCTCAGATGATTGGCGTGCGTGAATCCACGCTTGAACAGCATGGCGCGGTCAGCGAACCGGTGGTGATCGAGATGGCCATTGGCGCGCTCAAAGAGGCGCGGGCAGACTACGCGATTTCCATTAGCGGCATTGCGGGCCCGGACGGCGGCAGCGACGTGAAGCCTGTCGGCACCGTCTGGTTTGGGTTCGCCACCTCCAAAGGGGAAGGGATCACCCGCCGGGAATGCTTCAGCGGCGATCGCGAAAGCGTGCGTCGTCAGGCAACCGTTTATGCGTTAAAAACGCTCTGGCAACAATTTCTACAAAACACTTGA